One part of the Phacochoerus africanus isolate WHEZ1 chromosome 7, ROS_Pafr_v1, whole genome shotgun sequence genome encodes these proteins:
- the LOC125130871 gene encoding uncharacterized LOC122455340 homolog — translation MDFSLGLRLGPRNKKASHHQPPPPPGHSPPAASPCLSCPPSACHCPCPCPGCPPPTCSCSASYATTCPSCPGLPGPPCTCSCPPCPACPPLTCPRSPCTPCSGPYLTCCHPSPCPMYSCSKGQATCPSSCLGCSDSCGYGRGAAWGPPGSTGRCSCCFRGQRTSWHCLIV, via the coding sequence ATGGACTTCTCTCTTGGCCTACGCTTGGGGCCCCGGAACAAGAAGGCCAgccaccaccagccccctccacccccgggGCACAGCCCACCAGCCGCCTCTCCTTGTCTgtcctgccctccctctgcctgccactgcccctgcccctgccccggcTGTCCCCCTCCCACCTGCTCCTGCTCTGCCTCTTATGCAACAACCTGCCCCTCCTGTCCCGGCCTCCCTGGCCCACCCTGTACCtgctcctgccctccctgccctgcctgccctcccctgaCTTGTCCCCGCAGTCCCTGCACCCCATGCTCTGGTCCATACTTGACCTGTTGCCATCCCTCTCCTTGTCCCATGTACTCTTGCTCCAAGGGCCAAGCCACCTGTCCCAGCTCCTGCTTGGGCTGCAGTGACAGCTGTGGGTATGGCCGAGGGGCTGCCTGGGGACCTCCAGGCTCCACTGgccgctgcagctgctgcttcagGGGACAACGCACCTCTTGGCACTGTCTGATAGTCTAG
- the MFSD5 gene encoding molybdate-anion transporter isoform X2, producing the protein MLVTAYLAFVVLLASCLGLELSRCRAKPSGRACSNPSFLRFQLDFYQVYFLALAADWLQAPYLYKLYQHYHFLEGQIAILYVCGLASTVLFGLVASSLVDWLGRKKSCVLFSLTYSLCCLTKLSQDYFVLLVGRALGGLSTALLFSAFEAWYIHEHVERHDFPAEWIPATFARAAFWNHVLAVVAGVAAEAVACWMGLGPVAPFVAAIPLLALAGALALHSWGENYDRQRAFSRTCAGGLRCLLSDRRVLLLGTIQALFESVIFIFVFLWTPVLDPHGAPLGIIFSSFMAASLLGSSLYRIATSKSPGQESPVESFIAFLLIELACGLYFPSMSFLRRKVIPDTEQTGVLNWFRVPLHLLACLGLLVLHDSDRKTGTRNMFSICSAVMVMALLAVVGLFTVVRHDAELRVPSPTGEPYAPEL; encoded by the exons ATGCTGGTGACTGCCTATCTTGCCTTTGTGGTCCTTCTGGCCTCCTGTCTGGGATTGGAGCTGTCAAGATGCCGGGCTAAGCCCTCTGGAAGGGCTTGCAGCAATCCCTCCTTCCTTCGGTTTCAACTGGACTTCTATCAGGTCTACTTCCTGGCCCTGGCAGCGGACTGGCTCCAGGCCCCCTACCTCTACAAACTCTATCAGCATTACCACTTTCTGGAGGGGCAAATTGCCATTCTCTACGTGTGTGGCCTTGCCTCCACAGTTCTCTTTGGACTAGTGGCCTCCTCCCTTGTGGACTGGCTGGGTCGCAAGAAGTCTTGTGTCCTCTTCTCCCTCACTTACTCTCTCTGCTGCTTAACCAAACTCTCCCAGGATTACTTTGTGCTGCTGGTAGGCCGAGCACTTGGTGGGCTGTCCACAGCCCTGCTCTTCTCGGCCTTTGAGGCCTGGTAcatccatgagcatgtggaaCGGCATGACTTCCCTGCTGAGTGGATCCCGGCTACCTTCGCCCGAGCTGCCTTCTGGAACCACGTGCTGGCTGTCGTGGCAGGTGTGGCAGCTGAGGCCGTGGCCTGCTGGATGGGCCTGGGGCCCGTAGCGCCCTTCGTGGCCGCCATCCCGCTCTTGGCTCTGGCTGGGGCCTTGGCCCTTCACAGCTGGGGAGAAAACTATGATCGGCAGCGTGCCTTCTCAAGGACCTGTGCTGGAGGCCTACGCTGCCTCCTGTCGGACCGTCGTGTGCTGCTGCTAGGCACCATCCAGGCCCTGTTCGAGAGTGTCATCTTCATCTTCGTCTTCCTCTGGACGCCTGTGCTGGACCCACACGGGGCCCCGCTGGGCATCATCTTCTCCAGCTTCATGGCAGCCAGCCTGCTCGGCTCGTCCCTGTACCGCATCGCTACCTCCAAGAG CCCAGGCCAGGAGAGTCCAGTGGAGTCCTTCATCGCCTTCCTCCTCATCGAACTGGCCTGTGGGCTGTACTTTCCCAGCATGAGCTTCCTGCGGAGAAAGGTGATCCCTGACACAGAGCAAACGGGCGTGCTCAACTGGTTCCGGGTGCCCCTGCACTTACTGGCCTGCCTGGGGCTCCTGGTCCTCCATGACAGCGATCGCAAAACAGGCACTCGGAACATGTTCAGCATCTGCTCGGCTGTTATGGTGATGGCTCTGCTGGCGGTGGTGGGGCTCTTCACCGTGGTGAGGCACGATGCTGAGCTGCGGGTGCCCTCACCCACCGGGGAGCCCTATGCCCCTGAGCTCTAA
- the MFSD5 gene encoding molybdate-anion transporter isoform X1, which produces MLVTAYLAFVVLLASCLGLELSRCRAKPSGRACSNPSFLRFQLDFYQVYFLALAADWLQAPYLYKLYQHYHFLEGQIAILYVCGLASTVLFGLVASSLVDWLGRKKSCVLFSLTYSLCCLTKLSQDYFVLLVGRALGGLSTALLFSAFEAWYIHEHVERHDFPAEWIPATFARAAFWNHVLAVVAGVAAEAVACWMGLGPVAPFVAAIPLLALAGALALHSWGENYDRQRAFSRTCAGGLRCLLSDRRVLLLGTIQALFESVIFIFVFLWTPVLDPHGAPLGIIFSSFMAASLLGSSLYRIATSKRYHLQPMHLLSFAVLIVVFSLFMLTFSTSPGQESPVESFIAFLLIELACGLYFPSMSFLRRKVIPDTEQTGVLNWFRVPLHLLACLGLLVLHDSDRKTGTRNMFSICSAVMVMALLAVVGLFTVVRHDAELRVPSPTGEPYAPEL; this is translated from the coding sequence ATGCTGGTGACTGCCTATCTTGCCTTTGTGGTCCTTCTGGCCTCCTGTCTGGGATTGGAGCTGTCAAGATGCCGGGCTAAGCCCTCTGGAAGGGCTTGCAGCAATCCCTCCTTCCTTCGGTTTCAACTGGACTTCTATCAGGTCTACTTCCTGGCCCTGGCAGCGGACTGGCTCCAGGCCCCCTACCTCTACAAACTCTATCAGCATTACCACTTTCTGGAGGGGCAAATTGCCATTCTCTACGTGTGTGGCCTTGCCTCCACAGTTCTCTTTGGACTAGTGGCCTCCTCCCTTGTGGACTGGCTGGGTCGCAAGAAGTCTTGTGTCCTCTTCTCCCTCACTTACTCTCTCTGCTGCTTAACCAAACTCTCCCAGGATTACTTTGTGCTGCTGGTAGGCCGAGCACTTGGTGGGCTGTCCACAGCCCTGCTCTTCTCGGCCTTTGAGGCCTGGTAcatccatgagcatgtggaaCGGCATGACTTCCCTGCTGAGTGGATCCCGGCTACCTTCGCCCGAGCTGCCTTCTGGAACCACGTGCTGGCTGTCGTGGCAGGTGTGGCAGCTGAGGCCGTGGCCTGCTGGATGGGCCTGGGGCCCGTAGCGCCCTTCGTGGCCGCCATCCCGCTCTTGGCTCTGGCTGGGGCCTTGGCCCTTCACAGCTGGGGAGAAAACTATGATCGGCAGCGTGCCTTCTCAAGGACCTGTGCTGGAGGCCTACGCTGCCTCCTGTCGGACCGTCGTGTGCTGCTGCTAGGCACCATCCAGGCCCTGTTCGAGAGTGTCATCTTCATCTTCGTCTTCCTCTGGACGCCTGTGCTGGACCCACACGGGGCCCCGCTGGGCATCATCTTCTCCAGCTTCATGGCAGCCAGCCTGCTCGGCTCGTCCCTGTACCGCATCGCTACCTCCAAGAGGTACCACCTACAGCCTATGCACCTTCTCTCCTTTGCTGTGCTCATCGTCGTCTTCTCCCTCTTCATGTTGACTTTCTCCACCAGCCCAGGCCAGGAGAGTCCAGTGGAGTCCTTCATCGCCTTCCTCCTCATCGAACTGGCCTGTGGGCTGTACTTTCCCAGCATGAGCTTCCTGCGGAGAAAGGTGATCCCTGACACAGAGCAAACGGGCGTGCTCAACTGGTTCCGGGTGCCCCTGCACTTACTGGCCTGCCTGGGGCTCCTGGTCCTCCATGACAGCGATCGCAAAACAGGCACTCGGAACATGTTCAGCATCTGCTCGGCTGTTATGGTGATGGCTCTGCTGGCGGTGGTGGGGCTCTTCACCGTGGTGAGGCACGATGCTGAGCTGCGGGTGCCCTCACCCACCGGGGAGCCCTATGCCCCTGAGCTCTAA